A segment of the Bdellovibrio bacteriovorus genome:
GACAGCGCAATGGTCTGCGGTCGGGTCAGATCAAAGTGACTGGAAACCCGGTTGGTTAAAATTCCGGGAACGTCATCGACCTTGCGCGAATCATCCACGGTGGAAATTTCGGTTTCAATTGAGATGCTCATACGTCCGGCGGCGTCCGCTTTGGGTTTGACCCGCAACAAGATCCCGTAGCGCTTCCACACGATGTCCTGCATTTTATAATTCATAATCTTGATAGGGAATTCGCCACCGGCCAAGAACTCGGCCTCTTTGCCGCTGCGGCAAAGGATGTTCGGGCTGGCCAGAATTTTCCCGTGGCCTTGAGCCTCCAAGGCGGTCAAGTTAAAAGGAAGCTCATCCCTTTCCCAAACTCCGTCAGGCATAAGCTTTGCGGAATAACCCGCCGGCGGGCGCAATCCATACTTCAGGGAAAAGTCCTTTTTGATTTCAGCCACGGTGATCTGCACTTTGATGGTCGGTGCGACATCCAGACTGGTTTCATCTTTTAAAAGACCGACCCCGTAGGGCATCAATAGCTTGCTGTATTTTTTGAATGTTTGATCCGTACCGCTGACCCGGATTTCCAGGGCGGGTTCATAGATCAGTGTCTGGGGTGGCAGGTGAGCTTGGTAAAACAAGTCACTGAAGTGTTCCTGGGCTTGTTGCTGCAAGGAAGCGGTCATCCGTGCCCGCATTTGATAGTTCAGACTTTTTGAGCGCATGTATTCTGCCAGATGAATCCAATCCTGCAGGCGATACAGTTGGCCTTCAATCAAAAGATCGCCTTCGCTTAAAGACGCACGCAGGCCCACACGGGATTTCAAATAGACACTCAGATCCTGAAAAGAGTCTTTCTTGGACGGATGCAAAACCTGCACGCTGTAAAGGGCCGATCCCACTTTGACTGTGGTCACGCCTTCGCGGCGGCCGACCAAGTTCAGTTTGCTGCTCTGGCCTTCGGCGGTCAGGATTTCGCGGTCTTGAATCCACACACGATCCTGCCCTTGCAAGGGGACGGATTTTTGTTCACCGAGTCCCAGCACCAGCGCGGTCTGAGAGTAGGCAGGAAAAGAAATAAGCATCAGGAAAAACAACAACGTTTTCATGAGCGGGCTTTAAAGCAAAGCCCGTGCAGAGTTCTTGGCAGGATAGAGCGGGGTCAGGGTCGGGAGCCGGACACCCTAGCCCAGGGGCAGTTCGAAGAACACCATCACTCCCTGCGCCGTGTTTTTAAACTGCAGGTGGGATTGGTGTGATTTCAAAATGGACTGACAGATGGTCAAACCTAAGCCCGTGCCGGTGGAGTGGTGCATGACGTCCTCATCAATAAAGAAGGGCTTCATGATTTTATCCACCACAGACGTAGGCAGGTGCGGGCCGATGTTGGAAACCACAAAGCGCAGGTTCGTGCCGCTTTTCATGCTTTCCACGTGGATCTCGCTGCCATCGGTTCCGAATTTGGCGGCATTGTGAATCAGTCGCAGCATGACTTGTTTGATCAGGCGCACATCGGCAGTGACGGCCAAGGGTTCCAGTTTGCTGACCAGCTTTTGTTGCTTTTTATTCATCAGTTCCTGCACCTCTTTGCTGACGGCTTCGTCAAACTGGGTGAAGGCCACTTGCTGCATGTCTATTTTAAGTTGGTTGGTTTCAGCACGGACCACCAGCAGAACATCTTCGACCAGGGTCTTAAGGCGCTCGGCGCTGCGGGTGATACGATTCACCATCAGCTTGTCTTCATCATTCAGTTTGGATTCCGCCAGCAGGGAAGAAAAGCTTAAGATGGAAGTCAGCGGAGTTTTTAATTCATGATTGATCAGAATCATGAAATTGGATTTGGCGACATCCAGGCTTTTGAGTTCTTCCAAGGCGCGCGCCAGTTCCTGATTTTTTTGCTTCAGTTCCTGTCCCAGGGAATAGCGTTCAATCGCATGATCCACGGTGTTGGTCAGGTCCACCGGGTCCCAGGGTTTAGTCAGATAACGGAAAATCTGACCTTTATTCACAGCGCTGATCACGGATTCAAGATCGGTGTAGCCGGTCAGTAGAATGCGCACAGTCTCAGGGTGAGACGTCAGGGTCTTTTCCAGAAATTCCACGCCGGTCATTTCCGGCATGCGCTGATCGGTGATGATAAGGGCGACCGGGCCCGGATGTTCGTCCAGCACAGCCAGAGCCTCTTTCCCGGAGGTGGCCTTTAAGACGTTGTATTTCTTTCGGAACAGGCGTTCCAGGGCGTCAACATTATCCACTTCGTCGTCGACACACAAAATTGTGCTTTTCATCATATGAGGTAGTGTAGGAGCTGGAAATTGCCAGTGCAAAGGATTTCAAGCTGGTCCAACGTACCGTCCGGGTCGAGTCCTGCCAAATGTGAGAAATATGCTGGTCGACAGTCCAGATTCATAATCTTTCAACATTTAGACCGGGAATGCATCAAGTTGAAGCGCTATTCTGACGAAGAGTGGAACGATAGAAGTTTTTTTATTCCTTTTCAGGAGATCGTGTATGAAGTTTTGGATGCGCATTGCAGCTCTTTTCACCTTGGTGATGAGCTTTGCAGCTGGTGCCCAAGCCCAAATGTGGGGCACAGGTATGTACGGTGGGATGCAAGCCTGCCCGTATGATTACTCTGCTGGTGCCGGTTCTTCCAGCTATCTAGATGAAATCAAAGAAGCTCAGGCTGAAATCAGCGAAGCACAAAAGCAGCTTCGTGCAAAACAATCTGAATTGAAGAAGATCGACAGATCCCTGACTCGTTCCCGTAAAGATGTCGAAGACGTGGTTTCTGAAGACTATACAGAACTGATGTTTGAGCACATCGAGAACAACGTCAGCTGCAAAGAGTACAAAGGCATGGGCGCGAGTGATGAGTTCATCGCTCAAGGTCAGGAAGGTGATGCTTCCGTTCAAGCTGGCGGCACCCGTGAAGTTCACGGTTTCAGCATCCAGGAATGGGCGCGCGTTTGTGATCCGAATAAAAACGGTTCTGTTTCCGGCACGGTTTGCTCCACTCCAAAATTCCGTCAAAGTGAAAAAGGTCGTGCAACGACTGAAGATTGTAAAAAAGGTCTTTCTGACTACAAGAAGGGTTATTCTCAAAGAAACAAGGTCACTCGTGAAATTGATGCTTTGAAAAACCTGATCGAAAACAGAAAAGAAGACATCAAGATCGCGAAGGAAGATTACGCTGATGAACAGCGTGAACGTCGTCGTGAGATTTCTGAAGGTGGCGTGTGCGTTGACTGTATCGCCTCCGGCTCCGGTTACCAGTATCAGAAACCAGAAACAAACTGGGGTTCTGTGATCGGGAACTTCGCATTGGGTGGTCTTTCCATCCTTGCTGGTTACAAAACAAATCAAATGATTGCTGATGCGAACTCCAACATCGGTTGGCCGACAGACCCTTGGGCTTCCATGGGCTACGGTTACGGTTTGGGCGCAATCGGTACCGGTATCGGCCAGATGGTCGGTGGCGGCAGTGGTATCTATGGCTCTATTGGTGGTGGTATCGGTGCGGGTGCATTTGGTTGTGCCGGCAATAACGGTGGCGCTTACGGTATGATGGGTCCTTACGGTGGCATGAACGGTAATGGTATGTGGGGTAACCCATATGCGATGGCCGGCCTTGGTATGGGCGGCATGAGTGGCGGTATCTATATGCCAGGGATGGGTCCTTGGGGTATGGCCGGTCCATGGGGCATGGGTGGTCCATATGGCGGCATGGGTGCCATGATCGGCGGTATGGCCGGTGGCATGATGGGCGCTTACCCAGGTGCGATGATGGGTGGTATGGCTGGAATGGGTGGCATGATGGGTGCTTATCCAGGCGCAATGATGGGCGGCATGGCCGGCATGATGGGCGCGTATCCAGGTGGCATGATGGGCATGGGCGCATTGGCTAGTGGAATTATCGGAGCTTACCCAGGTGCTATGATGGGTGGCGGTATGATGGGTGCTTACCCAGGCGCGATGATGGGCGGCATGGCCGGCATGATGGGCGCATATCCGGGTGCAATGGTTGGCGGTATCGGCGGTGGTATTATGGGTGCATACCCTGGTGCTATGATGGGCGGTATGGCTGGCATGATGGGAGCTTATCCAGGTGGTATGATGGGTATGGGCGCGATGGCTGGCGGCATGGCTGGCATGATGGGCGCATATCCGGGTGCGATGGTCGGCGGTTTGGCTGGCGGCATGATGGGTGCTTACCCTGGCGCTTTGATGGGCGGCATGGGTGGTATGGCCGGAATGATGGGCGCATATCCTGGTGGCATGATGGGCATGGGCGCAATGGCCGGCGGTATGGCTGG
Coding sequences within it:
- a CDS encoding type II and III secretion system protein — translated: MKTLLFFLMLISFPAYSQTALVLGLGEQKSVPLQGQDRVWIQDREILTAEGQSSKLNLVGRREGVTTVKVGSALYSVQVLHPSKKDSFQDLSVYLKSRVGLRASLSEGDLLIEGQLYRLQDWIHLAEYMRSKSLNYQMRARMTASLQQQAQEHFSDLFYQAHLPPQTLIYEPALEIRVSGTDQTFKKYSKLLMPYGVGLLKDETSLDVAPTIKVQITVAEIKKDFSLKYGLRPPAGYSAKLMPDGVWERDELPFNLTALEAQGHGKILASPNILCRSGKEAEFLAGGEFPIKIMNYKMQDIVWKRYGILLRVKPKADAAGRMSISIETEISTVDDSRKVDDVPGILTNRVSSHFDLTRPQTIALSGLLKSEDGKSSEGLPLLSRLPVVGALFSSKDFKENRSELVIFVRPSILREGEENPMPHHLNTLQGRRL
- a CDS encoding hybrid sensor histidine kinase/response regulator, with the protein product MMKSTILCVDDEVDNVDALERLFRKKYNVLKATSGKEALAVLDEHPGPVALIITDQRMPEMTGVEFLEKTLTSHPETVRILLTGYTDLESVISAVNKGQIFRYLTKPWDPVDLTNTVDHAIERYSLGQELKQKNQELARALEELKSLDVAKSNFMILINHELKTPLTSILSFSSLLAESKLNDEDKLMVNRITRSAERLKTLVEDVLLVVRAETNQLKIDMQQVAFTQFDEAVSKEVQELMNKKQQKLVSKLEPLAVTADVRLIKQVMLRLIHNAAKFGTDGSEIHVESMKSGTNLRFVVSNIGPHLPTSVVDKIMKPFFIDEDVMHHSTGTGLGLTICQSILKSHQSHLQFKNTAQGVMVFFELPLG